A segment of the Asinibacterium sp. OR53 genome:
ACAAGGGCCCATGAATGGGATCCAATAGCGTACTACAATGTAATCGGGCGCCAATGCTTTCAATTCCCTGCCAACTTTCCACCAGTTGAAGGGATTGATGGAATTAATGCGCACTTTAATGGGTATGCCTTCAGGGGCGGGTTCATCAGTGTATTGCGAACTGCCCGGGAATAAAAAATTGGGGTATTGTAATGAAAAAGTATAGATGGTGGTATCAAATCCCTGCCTGATATATTCCAGCGCCAGCCTTTCATTGAAAGTTGCCAAGCCGCCTCCGCGTAGCGGCCAGGCGGGACCTATGATGATCAGCTTTTTCTTCATGATCCAAATATCAACAAAAGAGTGGTCAGTCCAATTTCTTTTCTACCAGGTAAACATTCCTTTCACTGGAATTGCGGGTAACCAGTTCGGCTACAAAGCCGGTGAGAAACAGTTGCATGCCAATGATCATAGTAGTGAGGGCAATATAAAAACTGGGCCTGTTGGTCAATGCAAAATCGGTAACCATGAATTTGGCGATGACTAGATAAATGCTCGCAATAAAACCGATGAGGAAAGAAATGGTTCCCAGCAGGCCGAAGAACTGCATAGGGCGCTTGCTGAATTTACCCAGGAACATAATGGTGGCCAGGTCAAGAAAACCATTTATAAAACGCTGCCACCCAAACTTGCTGATACCATATTTACGCGGGCGGTGTTCCACCACTTTTTCCCCGATCTTGCGGAATCCCGACCACTTCGCGAGTATGGGAATATAGCGATGCATTTCTCCGAACACTTCAATGCTCTTGATCACTTTACGATTGTATGATTTGAGACCGCAGTTGAAATCATGCAACTGTATACCCGAACTAATCCTTGCCACCGAATTAAATAATTTAGAGGGCAGGTTCTTGGTAAAAGTATTATCGTAGCGTTTCTTTTTCCAGCCACTTACCATATCGTATCCATCCTCTATGATCATCCTGCGTAATTCGGGAATTTCATCGGGAGAGTCTTGCATATCGGCATCCATGGTAATCACCACATCGCCCTGGGTCGCTTTGAAACCTTCATTCAGCGCAGCCGACTTACCATAGTTGCGTTGGAACTTGATACCCTTGAAGCGGTTATCGCGTTGATGGATCTCTTCGATCACTTTCCAACTGTTGTCGGTACTGCCATCGTCTACCAGTATCACTTCAAAACTGAGCTGGTGAGCGTTGGCAACAGATTCAATCCAGCTGCACAGTTCGGGCAGCGATTCATCTTCATTGAACAGGGGAACTACGATCGATACATCCATATATGCTTACTGCTCTAAAGTTGGGTTGGGATTCTTTTTAGCAACTGCGGCACCGATCAGTGATGCTACGGCGCCCAATATAGCGCTCATGATCAGCGTGCCGCCGATGGCAAAAGGCATGAAAAATTTCCGCATCATATCCAGTCCCTGTTTGATCTGGTCATCGGACATGTTGCCTTTTGCTTCCATGTTCTTTCGTGCTTCTTCTATGGAAGCGTCGATCATTTCGGGATAAATGAATTTGAAAGCCAAGAAAGCATATACAGCAGTGATAGCAGCAATAGCAGCCGTTACTTTAAAACCGTGTGCGAACACATTGCCAAAAGTTACATTGCCCTGCATCTGCTTGGCATAATTGGTACATGCCCAGATAATAGCAGCTATCATGATGCAGAACTGTATCCATCCGAGGGATTTGTTCTGTGCTTGTCCGGCGAAATAGATGATCAGTCCGATCACGATCAATATAAGACTGATGAGCAAGCCCTTCAGCCAGGGTGGAGTAATTTTGTTTTCCATGATATGCTGTTTAGGTTTGGTTTTAGTTGTTTAAAGATAGTTTTCCTTTATGGATAATTCCGAAAACTTTTCCTTTCAACGGCTTGTCAAGGAAGGGCGTGTTAGCCGATTTACTCCTGATGGTTGCTTTGGTAAGCAGGGTGTTTTCTTTTTTACTGAACAGGCTCAATTCAGCCTCGGCTCCTTCGGCAATGCTAACCGGAGGAAGCGAGAAGATGACGCGGGCATTGGAACCCAGTAGTTGAACCAGTCTTTCATCCGTTAATTCAGGCAGTACTTCGTTGACTACAGCAAACAGTGTTTGCAAGCCCAGCATACCAGGCAGTGCATATTCAAATTCGCAGGTTTTGTGATCCCAATCCTGCGGCAGGTGATGTGAAGCCAGGCAGTCCACAGTGCCGTCCAATACAGCTTTGCGCAAGGCGAGCATATCGCCCTTGCTTCTGAGTGGCGGATTCAGTTTGAGATTGGTATCGTAACGCTGCATGTCTTCGTCGGAGAAGAAGAGGTGGTAAGGTGTAACACTACAAGTTACCTGCAAGCCTTCCTGCTT
Coding sequences within it:
- a CDS encoding DUF4199 domain-containing protein, whose amino-acid sequence is MENKITPPWLKGLLISLILIVIGLIIYFAGQAQNKSLGWIQFCIMIAAIIWACTNYAKQMQGNVTFGNVFAHGFKVTAAIAAITAVYAFLAFKFIYPEMIDASIEEARKNMEAKGNMSDDQIKQGLDMMRKFFMPFAIGGTLIMSAILGAVASLIGAAVAKKNPNPTLEQ
- a CDS encoding glycosyltransferase family 2 protein; its protein translation is MDVSIVVPLFNEDESLPELCSWIESVANAHQLSFEVILVDDGSTDNSWKVIEEIHQRDNRFKGIKFQRNYGKSAALNEGFKATQGDVVITMDADMQDSPDEIPELRRMIIEDGYDMVSGWKKKRYDNTFTKNLPSKLFNSVARISSGIQLHDFNCGLKSYNRKVIKSIEVFGEMHRYIPILAKWSGFRKIGEKVVEHRPRKYGISKFGWQRFINGFLDLATIMFLGKFSKRPMQFFGLLGTISFLIGFIASIYLVIAKFMVTDFALTNRPSFYIALTTMIIGMQLFLTGFVAELVTRNSSERNVYLVEKKLD